In one window of Pseudomonas sp. IAC-BECa141 DNA:
- a CDS encoding pyridoxal phosphate-dependent aminotransferase — translation MITSKLPNVGITIFTQMSQLAAQTGAINLSQGFPDFDGPQALRDAVGRHIASGHNQYSPMTGLPALRQQIAAKIARSYNVNVDADTEVTVTPGATQAIFCAIQAVIHSGDEVIVFDPAYDSYEPSVELAGGRCVHVQLGLDDFSIDFDKLSAALSPRTRMIILNTPHNPSGALISRAELDQLAALIRDRDIYVISDEVYEHLVYDGVPHVSVLAHEELYQRAFVVSSFGKTYHVTGWKTGYVVAPPALTAELRKVHQYVSFCGVTPLQYALADYMAEHPEHVEELPGFYQAKRDLFCDLLAPSRFSFTRVTGTYFQLVDYSQIRPDLNDVEMAMWMTREHGVASIPVSVFYQSPPEGQRLVRLCFAKREETLREAAAKLCVI, via the coding sequence ATGATCACCAGCAAGCTGCCGAATGTCGGCATCACGATTTTCACGCAGATGTCTCAGCTCGCGGCGCAGACCGGAGCGATCAACCTTTCCCAGGGTTTTCCCGATTTCGACGGCCCGCAGGCACTGCGCGACGCGGTCGGTCGACACATCGCCAGCGGCCATAACCAGTATTCGCCCATGACCGGCCTGCCGGCGCTGCGCCAGCAGATCGCGGCGAAAATCGCCCGCAGTTATAACGTCAACGTCGATGCCGACACCGAGGTGACCGTGACCCCGGGCGCGACCCAGGCGATCTTCTGCGCCATCCAGGCGGTTATCCACAGCGGCGACGAAGTCATCGTGTTCGACCCCGCCTATGACAGCTACGAGCCGTCGGTGGAACTGGCCGGTGGGCGCTGTGTGCATGTGCAACTCGGTCTGGATGATTTCTCCATCGACTTCGACAAGCTCAGTGCAGCGCTGAGTCCGCGCACGCGGATGATCATCCTCAACACCCCGCACAACCCCAGCGGCGCCCTGATCAGTCGCGCAGAGCTGGACCAGCTGGCGGCGCTGATCCGCGATCGCGACATTTATGTGATCAGCGACGAAGTCTACGAACACCTGGTGTACGACGGCGTTCCGCATGTCAGCGTGCTGGCCCACGAAGAGTTGTATCAGCGCGCCTTCGTGGTCAGCTCGTTCGGCAAGACCTATCACGTCACCGGCTGGAAAACCGGTTACGTCGTGGCGCCGCCAGCGCTGACCGCCGAGCTGCGCAAGGTGCATCAATACGTCAGTTTCTGTGGCGTGACGCCGCTGCAGTATGCGCTGGCCGATTACATGGCCGAGCATCCGGAGCACGTCGAAGAACTGCCGGGGTTCTATCAGGCCAAGCGCGATCTGTTCTGTGATTTGCTCGCGCCGTCGCGATTCAGTTTCACCCGGGTCACCGGCACCTATTTCCAGTTGGTCGATTACTCGCAGATTCGCCCCGACCTGAACGATGTCGAAATGGCAATGTGGATGACCCGCGAGCACGGCGTGGCGAGTATTCCGGTGTCGGTGTTCTACCAGAGTCCACCTGAAGGCCAGCGCCTGGTGCGCCTGTGCTTTGCCAAACGTGAGGAGACGCTGCGGGAAGCGGCGGCCAAACTATGCGTGATCTGA
- the hisS gene encoding histidine--tRNA ligase produces the protein MSKSLQAIRGMNDILPEQTPVWRYFEGTVSRLLDNYGYKQIRMPIVEFTELFKRSIGEVTDIVEKEMYTFDDRNGDSLTLRPEGTAACVRAVLEHGITGGGQVQKLWYIGPMFRHERPQKGRYRQFHQIGLEVFNLDGPDIDAELIVLTWRLWGELGIRDAVKLELNSLGTSESRGRYREALVEYLSAHHDKLDEDSQRRLKTNPLRVLDTKNADTQAVLVNAPKMADYLDDESRAHFEGLKARLDAVGIPYVLNPKLVRGLDYYSKTVFEWVTDKLGAQGTVCAGGRYDGLVEQMGGKPTPGVGFAMGIERLVLLLETLEQIPEEISRQVDVYLCAFGEEAELAGLALAERVRDQLPNLRLQVNAGAGSFKSQFKKADKSGALYALILGDDEMAQQVVGFKPLRGQGEQQSIAWDALAAHLATCVVQG, from the coding sequence GTGAGCAAGTCCCTGCAAGCCATTCGTGGCATGAACGACATCCTGCCGGAACAGACGCCGGTATGGCGCTACTTCGAAGGCACTGTTTCGCGTTTGCTGGATAACTACGGTTACAAGCAGATCCGCATGCCGATCGTCGAGTTCACCGAGCTGTTCAAGCGCTCGATCGGTGAAGTGACCGACATCGTCGAAAAAGAGATGTACACCTTTGACGATCGCAACGGCGACTCCCTCACGCTGCGGCCGGAAGGCACGGCCGCTTGCGTGCGTGCGGTGCTCGAGCACGGCATCACCGGCGGTGGCCAGGTACAGAAACTCTGGTACATCGGCCCGATGTTCCGTCACGAGCGCCCGCAAAAAGGCCGTTATCGCCAGTTTCACCAGATCGGACTGGAGGTGTTCAACCTCGACGGTCCGGACATCGACGCCGAACTGATCGTGCTGACCTGGCGCCTGTGGGGCGAGCTGGGCATCCGTGATGCGGTCAAGCTCGAGCTCAACAGCCTCGGCACCAGCGAGTCCCGCGGTCGTTATCGTGAAGCGCTGGTCGAGTATCTCTCGGCGCACCACGACAAACTGGACGAAGACAGCCAGCGTCGCCTGAAAACCAACCCGCTGCGCGTGCTCGACACCAAAAATGCCGACACCCAGGCCGTGCTGGTCAATGCGCCGAAAATGGCCGACTACCTGGATGACGAATCCCGTGCCCACTTCGAAGGCCTGAAGGCCCGTCTGGATGCCGTCGGCATTCCTTACGTGCTGAACCCGAAGCTGGTGCGTGGTCTGGATTACTACAGCAAGACCGTATTCGAATGGGTCACCGACAAGCTCGGCGCCCAGGGCACCGTCTGCGCGGGTGGGCGCTATGACGGCCTGGTCGAGCAGATGGGCGGCAAGCCGACTCCGGGCGTCGGTTTCGCCATGGGCATCGAACGTCTGGTGCTGCTGCTGGAAACCCTGGAGCAGATTCCGGAAGAAATCTCCCGTCAGGTCGACGTCTATCTCTGCGCCTTCGGCGAAGAAGCAGAGCTGGCCGGTCTGGCCCTGGCCGAGCGTGTACGCGACCAACTGCCCAACCTGCGTCTGCAAGTCAATGCCGGCGCCGGAAGCTTCAAGAGCCAGTTCAAGAAAGCCGACAAGAGCGGTGCGTTGTACGCACTGATCCTCGGTGACGACGAAATGGCCCAGCAAGTGGTAGGTTTCAAACCCCTGCGTGGCCAGGGCGAACAACAAAGCATTGCCTGGGATGCGCTCGCTGCACACCTGGCCACCTGCGTCGTGCAGGGTTGA
- the xseA gene encoding exodeoxyribonuclease VII large subunit codes for MIKDPFARLGLDREVLTVSQLNGRARVLLEDVFSNIWVEGEISNLARPASGHVYFTLKDSGAQVRCALFRQNAARVRQALKDGLAVKVRGKVSLFEGRGDYQLILDTVEPAGDGALRLAFDALKEKLSAEGLFSAERKVPLPAHPQRIGIISSPTGAVIRDIISVFRRRAPQVQLTLIPTAVQGREATAQIVRALKMADARGFDALILARGGGSLEDLWCFNEEAVARAVDACITPIVSAVGHETDVSISDFVADVRAPTPSAAAELLAPDSSHLIRQVESLHRRLVMRMRDRLMRDRLRLEGVTRRLRHPGERLRQQAQRLDDLDMRMRRAFERQLNTRRERLIRLETRLAGQHPGRQLALLRQRLDSLAERLPRAMNEGLKRRRLQLQSQMQTLHVVSPLATLGRGYSILLDERGNAIRNAAQTHTGQRLKARLGEGELQVRVEDNHLTPVTLSLLD; via the coding sequence ATGATTAAAGATCCCTTTGCAAGACTCGGCCTGGACCGCGAAGTCCTGACCGTCAGCCAGCTCAACGGCCGCGCGCGGGTGTTGCTTGAAGACGTGTTCAGTAACATCTGGGTCGAAGGCGAAATCTCCAACCTCGCCCGCCCGGCGTCCGGCCACGTGTATTTCACGCTCAAGGACAGCGGCGCGCAGGTGCGTTGCGCACTGTTCCGCCAGAATGCCGCGCGGGTGCGTCAGGCGCTGAAGGATGGCCTGGCGGTCAAGGTGCGCGGCAAGGTCTCGCTGTTCGAAGGGCGTGGCGACTATCAGCTGATCCTCGACACCGTGGAGCCTGCCGGTGACGGCGCCCTGCGCCTGGCCTTCGATGCGCTGAAGGAAAAGCTCAGCGCCGAGGGCCTGTTCAGTGCCGAGCGCAAGGTGCCGCTTCCGGCGCATCCGCAACGCATCGGCATCATCAGTTCACCGACCGGCGCGGTGATTCGCGACATCATCAGCGTGTTTCGCCGTCGCGCGCCGCAAGTGCAACTGACGCTGATTCCGACTGCCGTTCAGGGCCGTGAAGCCACTGCGCAGATCGTCCGCGCTTTGAAAATGGCGGATGCCCGTGGCTTCGACGCGCTGATCCTGGCCCGTGGCGGCGGCTCGCTGGAAGACCTCTGGTGCTTTAACGAAGAGGCCGTGGCCCGGGCGGTGGATGCCTGCATCACGCCGATCGTCAGCGCAGTCGGCCATGAAACCGATGTGTCGATCAGCGACTTCGTGGCCGACGTGCGCGCCCCCACGCCGTCCGCTGCTGCTGAACTGCTTGCACCGGACTCCAGTCACCTGATCCGTCAGGTCGAAAGCCTGCATCGCCGACTGGTGATGCGCATGCGTGATCGCCTGATGCGCGATCGACTGCGGCTCGAGGGCGTGACCCGCCGCTTGCGCCATCCCGGCGAACGTCTGCGCCAGCAGGCACAGCGTCTGGATGACCTCGACATGCGCATGCGCCGTGCCTTCGAGCGTCAGCTCAATACCCGCCGCGAACGCCTGATCCGCCTGGAAACCCGCCTCGCCGGGCAACACCCGGGACGCCAACTGGCCCTGTTGCGCCAACGCCTCGACAGCCTCGCCGAACGCCTGCCACGCGCCATGAACGAAGGCCTGAAACGCCGTCGCCTGCAGCTGCAAAGCCAGATGCAGACGTTGCACGTGGTCAGCCCGTTGGCGACGCTCGGCCGTGGCTACAGCATTCTGCTGGATGAGCGCGGCAACGCGATCCGCAACGCCGCGCAGACCCACACCGGCCAGCGCCTCAAAGCCAGACTGGGCGAAGGCGAGCTGCAAGTGCGCGTCGAGGACAACCACCTGACGCCCGTCACTCTTTCTTTACTGGACTGA
- a CDS encoding amidohydrolase has protein sequence MRDLSALPDLNLALIQTSLAWHDRQANLEHFDVLLEQARGADLIILPEMFTTGFSMESETLAEAENGPTSKWLRAQAAKLNAVVTGSVIIQAADGSHRNRLLWARPDGEVLYYDKRHLFRMAGEHNHYTPGERQVQFELKGWRVRPLICYDLRFPVWSRDAQDTDLLLYTANWPGARRQHWNRLLPARAIENLCYVAAVNRVGTDGKGFAYTGDSQVLDFQGETLLAAGEADGVFKVVLEAASLAAYRERFPANLDADTFEFT, from the coding sequence ATGCGTGATCTGAGTGCGTTGCCCGATCTCAATCTGGCGCTGATCCAGACCAGCCTGGCCTGGCATGACCGTCAGGCCAATCTCGAGCATTTCGACGTTTTGCTGGAGCAGGCGCGCGGTGCGGATCTGATTATCCTGCCGGAAATGTTCACCACCGGATTCTCCATGGAATCCGAAACCTTGGCCGAAGCCGAAAACGGCCCGACCAGCAAATGGCTGCGGGCCCAGGCTGCGAAGCTGAACGCGGTCGTCACCGGCAGCGTGATCATCCAGGCCGCCGACGGCAGCCACCGCAACCGCTTGCTGTGGGCTCGCCCGGACGGCGAAGTGCTGTATTACGACAAGCGTCACCTGTTTCGCATGGCCGGCGAGCACAACCACTACACCCCCGGCGAGCGCCAGGTGCAGTTCGAACTCAAGGGCTGGCGGGTGCGTCCGCTGATCTGCTACGACTTGCGCTTCCCGGTGTGGAGCCGCGACGCGCAGGACACCGATCTGTTGTTGTACACCGCCAACTGGCCGGGCGCGCGGCGTCAGCACTGGAACCGGCTGCTACCGGCCCGGGCCATTGAAAACCTTTGTTATGTAGCGGCGGTCAACCGGGTTGGCACCGATGGCAAAGGCTTTGCGTATACAGGCGACAGTCAGGTGCTGGACTTCCAGGGCGAGACGTTGCTCGCGGCCGGAGAGGCTGACGGGGTGTTCAAGGTGGTTCTGGAAGCGGCTTCGCTGGCGGCTTACCGCGAGCGGTTTCCGGCGAATCTGGATGCGGACACCTTCGAGTTCACCTGA
- the leuA gene encoding 2-isopropylmalate synthase — protein MSMLKDPSSKYRAFPVINLPDRTWPSKTIDAAPIWCSSDLRDGNQSLIEPMDAVKKLRFWKTLVQVGVKEIEASFPAASQTDFDFVRTLIEDGHIPDDTTIQVLTQGREDLIERTFESLRGAKKAIVHLYNATSPSFRRIVFNQDKDGIKAIAVNAAKLFVKYAAMQPDTEWTFEYSPETFSATELEFAKEVCDAVIEVWNPTPEHKIILNLPATVECATPNVYADQIEWFHRNINRRDSVIISLHTHNDRGTGVAATELGLMAGADRVEGCLFGNGERTGNVDLVTVALNMYTQGLDPQLDFSDIDGVRKVVEECNQIQVHPRHPYVGDLVHTAFSGSHQDAIRKGFAQQKPDALWEVPYLPIDPADIGRSYEAVIRVNSQSGKGGIAYLLEQEYGISLPRRMQIEFSQVVQRETDRLGLEMTAQQIHALLHSEYLQANTPYALVSHRLQEENGNSAVEVEVASKGQGETNLHWRGKGNGALEALVAGLPIPVEIMDYNEHAIGAGTNAKAAAYIELRVNGERAVHGVGIDENITTASFKALFSALNRSLSQPEAKAA, from the coding sequence ATGAGCATGCTCAAAGACCCGTCTTCGAAATACCGCGCGTTTCCTGTGATCAACCTGCCGGACCGTACCTGGCCATCGAAAACCATCGATGCCGCGCCGATCTGGTGCAGCTCCGACCTGCGTGACGGCAACCAGTCGTTGATCGAGCCAATGGACGCGGTGAAAAAGCTGCGCTTCTGGAAAACCCTGGTGCAGGTAGGCGTGAAGGAAATCGAAGCCTCGTTCCCGGCCGCTTCGCAAACCGACTTCGACTTCGTGCGCACCCTGATCGAAGACGGCCACATCCCGGACGACACCACCATCCAGGTGCTGACCCAGGGCCGTGAAGACCTGATCGAGCGCACTTTCGAATCCCTGCGCGGGGCGAAGAAAGCCATCGTTCACCTGTACAACGCCACCTCCCCTTCTTTCCGTCGCATCGTGTTCAACCAGGACAAGGACGGGATCAAGGCCATCGCCGTCAACGCCGCCAAGCTGTTCGTCAAATACGCAGCCATGCAGCCGGACACCGAGTGGACATTCGAATACTCGCCGGAAACCTTTAGCGCCACCGAGCTGGAATTCGCCAAGGAAGTCTGTGATGCGGTGATCGAGGTCTGGAACCCGACGCCTGAGCACAAGATCATCCTCAACCTGCCGGCCACCGTTGAATGCGCGACCCCGAACGTCTACGCCGACCAGATCGAGTGGTTCCACCGCAACATCAACCGTCGTGACAGCGTGATCATCAGCCTGCACACCCATAACGACCGTGGCACCGGCGTGGCCGCCACCGAACTGGGCCTGATGGCCGGTGCCGACCGCGTCGAAGGCTGCCTGTTCGGCAACGGCGAGCGTACCGGCAACGTCGACCTCGTGACCGTGGCACTGAACATGTACACCCAGGGCCTTGACCCGCAACTGGACTTCTCCGACATCGACGGCGTGCGCAAAGTCGTTGAAGAGTGCAACCAGATTCAGGTTCACCCGCGTCACCCATACGTCGGCGACCTGGTGCATACCGCATTCTCCGGCTCCCACCAGGACGCAATCCGCAAGGGCTTCGCCCAGCAGAAACCGGACGCACTGTGGGAAGTACCGTACTTGCCGATCGACCCGGCCGACATCGGTCGCAGCTACGAGGCGGTGATCCGCGTCAACAGCCAGTCGGGCAAGGGCGGCATCGCTTACCTGCTGGAACAGGAATACGGCATCAGCCTGCCGCGTCGCATGCAGATCGAATTCAGCCAGGTCGTGCAGCGTGAAACCGATCGCCTGGGCCTGGAGATGACTGCACAGCAGATCCACGCGCTGCTGCACAGCGAATACCTGCAAGCCAATACCCCGTACGCGCTGGTCAGCCATCGCTTGCAGGAAGAAAACGGCAATAGCGCCGTCGAAGTGGAAGTGGCGAGCAAAGGTCAGGGCGAAACCAACCTGCACTGGCGCGGTAAGGGCAACGGCGCGCTGGAAGCGCTGGTGGCCGGTCTGCCGATTCCGGTGGAAATCATGGACTACAACGAACACGCCATCGGCGCAGGCACCAACGCCAAGGCGGCGGCCTACATCGAACTGCGTGTGAATGGCGAGCGTGCGGTGCACGGTGTGGGTATCGATGAAAACATCACCACCGCCAGCTTCAAGGCCCTGTTCAGCGCGCTGAACCGCTCGCTGAGCCAGCCGGAAGCGAAAGCGGCGTAA
- a CDS encoding peptidoglycan DD-metalloendopeptidase family protein translates to MPRFLAPLLLLCLTFNAHADSYITRLLNKPVPGGVAVVNLGSAAQAPKATYQGKPVLVVKEQNNWLAIVGVPLTVKPGIQQISSGGRNLNFNVGNKKYPEQHITLKNTQQVNPNPANLKRIESELAEQIKAYRSFSPNTPSNLLLDKPVNGPLSSKFGVRRFFNGEERNPHAGLDFAVPAGTPIKTPAAGKVILIGNYFFNGNTVFVDHGQGFISMFCHMSKIDVQNGQQLARGAVVGKVGATGRATGPHMHWNVSLNDARVDPAIFIGAFQP, encoded by the coding sequence ATGCCGCGTTTTCTCGCTCCGCTGCTGTTGCTGTGCCTGACCTTCAACGCCCACGCCGACAGTTACATCACCCGCCTGCTAAACAAACCGGTGCCGGGCGGCGTGGCAGTCGTCAATCTGGGCAGCGCCGCGCAAGCGCCGAAAGCCACGTACCAGGGCAAACCGGTGCTGGTCGTCAAGGAACAGAACAACTGGCTGGCGATTGTCGGCGTTCCGCTGACCGTCAAACCCGGTATTCAACAGATCAGCAGTGGCGGCCGTAACCTCAACTTCAATGTCGGCAACAAGAAATACCCGGAACAGCACATCACCCTGAAGAACACTCAGCAGGTCAATCCGAACCCGGCCAATCTCAAGCGCATCGAGAGCGAACTGGCCGAGCAGATCAAGGCCTATCGCAGTTTCAGCCCGAACACCCCAAGCAACCTGCTGCTGGACAAACCGGTCAACGGGCCGCTGTCGAGCAAGTTCGGCGTGCGCCGTTTCTTCAACGGTGAAGAGCGCAATCCACACGCAGGTCTGGACTTCGCGGTGCCGGCGGGCACGCCGATCAAGACCCCGGCGGCGGGCAAGGTGATCCTGATCGGCAACTACTTCTTCAATGGCAACACGGTGTTCGTCGACCATGGCCAGGGCTTCATCAGTATGTTCTGTCATATGTCGAAGATTGACGTGCAGAACGGCCAGCAACTGGCGCGTGGCGCGGTGGTTGGCAAAGTGGGCGCCACAGGTCGGGCGACCGGACCGCATATGCACTGGAACGTCAGCCTGAACGATGCGCGGGTCGATCCGGCGATTTTCATCGGGGCTTTCCAGCCTTGA
- the bamB gene encoding outer membrane protein assembly factor BamB, with product MRDVIGWKHAAVLALAILAAGCSSNSKKELPPAELTDFKEEVVLHKQWSRSIGDGQGETYNMLVPAIDGDTIYAADVTGIVMGLDRSNGDVKWKKDLELPVSGAVGVGYGLVMVGTLRGEVVALDAINGEEKWRSRVNSEVLAPPASNGDVVVVQTQDDRLIGLDASTGNQRWVYDSTPAVLTLRGTSAPIVTNRLAVAGLSTGKVVALDISNGVPVWEQRIAIPQGRSELERVVDIDGGLLLSGGTLYVASYQGRVAALDLESGRQLWQRDASSYAGVAQGFGNVYVSLSSGTVEGVDERSTTALWSNDSLARRQLSAPEVFSSYVAVGDLEGYLHLLSQVDGRFVGRERIDSDGLRARPLVVGDTIYVYGNSGKLEALTIK from the coding sequence ATGCGTGACGTGATCGGTTGGAAGCATGCAGCAGTGCTGGCTCTGGCCATTCTGGCCGCGGGTTGCAGCAGCAACAGCAAAAAAGAACTGCCACCGGCCGAGCTGACCGACTTCAAAGAAGAAGTGGTCCTGCACAAGCAGTGGAGCCGTTCGATCGGTGACGGTCAGGGCGAAACGTACAACATGCTGGTGCCGGCGATCGACGGTGACACCATCTACGCGGCCGACGTGACCGGTATCGTGATGGGCCTGGATCGCAGCAATGGCGACGTGAAATGGAAGAAAGACCTTGAACTGCCTGTGTCCGGCGCCGTTGGCGTGGGTTACGGTCTGGTCATGGTCGGTACCCTGCGCGGTGAAGTCGTTGCCCTCGATGCCATCAACGGCGAAGAGAAGTGGCGCTCGCGCGTCAACAGCGAAGTCCTCGCGCCACCGGCCAGCAACGGTGACGTGGTGGTGGTACAGACCCAGGACGATCGTCTGATTGGTCTGGACGCGTCCACCGGCAACCAGCGCTGGGTGTATGACAGCACGCCGGCCGTACTGACCCTGCGCGGCACCAGCGCACCGATCGTCACCAACCGCCTCGCGGTGGCTGGCCTGTCGACCGGTAAAGTGGTCGCTCTCGACATTTCCAACGGCGTGCCGGTCTGGGAACAGCGGATCGCGATTCCACAAGGTCGTTCGGAGCTGGAGCGCGTGGTCGACATCGACGGCGGTCTGCTGCTGTCCGGCGGCACCTTGTACGTAGCCAGCTATCAGGGTCGCGTTGCGGCGCTGGATCTGGAAAGCGGCCGTCAACTCTGGCAGCGCGACGCGTCGAGCTACGCCGGTGTTGCACAGGGTTTCGGCAACGTTTACGTAAGCCTGTCGTCGGGCACCGTTGAAGGCGTCGACGAGCGTTCCACCACAGCACTGTGGAGCAACGACTCCCTGGCCCGTCGTCAACTGTCGGCGCCGGAAGTGTTCTCCAGCTACGTTGCAGTTGGTGACCTGGAAGGTTACCTGCACCTGCTGAGTCAGGTGGACGGTCGTTTCGTCGGCCGCGAGCGCATCGACAGCGACGGCCTGCGCGCCCGTCCGCTGGTGGTGGGTGACACGATTTATGTGTATGGCAACAGCGGCAAACTGGAAGCCCTGACCATCAAGTAA
- a CDS encoding tetratricopeptide repeat protein translates to MSSTEDEQLADLKDWWTRNGKPLVTGGLLALVIVFGWQAYHKYQSNQSQGASVLYQQLLETTLTPDGKPDAARVADLAGKLNSEFGGSAYAQYGSLFVAKVAVDSGKLDDAATELKAIVAKPANPALGEIARQRLAQVLGAQNKADEALKLLEGDADKSFLATREELKGDLLVQLGRTDEANAAYQKAKAALSDEAAVGGLQIKLDDLAKGDA, encoded by the coding sequence GTGTCGAGTACCGAAGACGAACAGTTGGCGGATTTGAAGGACTGGTGGACACGCAACGGCAAACCTCTGGTCACCGGCGGCCTGTTGGCGCTGGTCATCGTGTTCGGCTGGCAGGCTTATCACAAGTATCAGAGCAACCAGTCGCAAGGCGCCTCGGTGCTCTATCAGCAATTGCTGGAAACCACGCTGACCCCGGACGGCAAGCCTGACGCCGCGCGCGTTGCGGATCTGGCCGGCAAGCTCAACAGCGAATTCGGCGGTTCTGCCTACGCGCAGTACGGCAGCCTGTTCGTGGCCAAGGTAGCGGTCGACAGCGGCAAGCTGGACGACGCGGCGACCGAACTCAAGGCCATCGTGGCCAAACCGGCCAACCCGGCGCTGGGCGAAATCGCCCGTCAGCGTCTGGCGCAGGTACTGGGTGCACAGAACAAGGCCGATGAAGCCCTGAAACTGCTCGAAGGCGATGCCGACAAGTCGTTCCTGGCCACTCGCGAAGAACTCAAGGGCGACCTGCTGGTACAGCTGGGCCGTACCGACGAAGCGAACGCGGCGTATCAAAAAGCCAAGGCGGCACTGTCGGATGAAGCGGCGGTCGGTGGCCTTCAAATCAAGCTGGACGACCTGGCCAAAGGGGATGCGTGA
- the der gene encoding ribosome biogenesis GTPase Der, which translates to MVPVIALVGRPNVGKSTLFNRLTRTRDAIVGDLSGLTRDRQYGEAKWQGRSYILIDTGGISGDEHGMDEKMAEQSLLAIEEADVVLFLVDAKAGFTAADQMIGEHLRKRNKRSYVVANKVDNIDPEMARAEFAPMGMGDAIPIAGAHGRGITQLLEIALSEFPKDEDEPQEGEEQEEVAEGEEAKRIPGPSEKDGIKIAIIGRPNVGKSTLVNRMLGEERVIVYDQPGTTRDSIYIPFERNDEKYTLIDTAGVRKRGKIHEEVEKFSVVKTLQAIKDANVVIFVMDAREGVVDHDLNLLGFALESGRALVIALNKWDGMTPGERDYVKTELERRLFFVDFADIHFISALHGTGVGNLYASVQNSFKSAVTRWPTSRLTQILEDAVSEHQPPMVNGRRIKLRYAHLGGANPPLIVIHGNQIEKVPNSYVRYLENTYRRVLKLVGTPIRIEFKGGENPYEGNKNTLTDRQVNKKRRLMSHNKKASKKRRDKR; encoded by the coding sequence ATGGTTCCCGTAATCGCCCTGGTGGGCCGACCGAACGTCGGCAAGTCCACCTTGTTCAACCGCCTGACCAGGACTCGCGACGCCATCGTCGGCGACTTGTCCGGTCTGACCCGTGATCGCCAGTACGGTGAGGCCAAGTGGCAAGGGCGTTCCTACATTCTGATCGACACCGGCGGTATCTCCGGTGACGAGCATGGTATGGACGAAAAAATGGCCGAGCAGTCGCTGCTGGCCATCGAAGAAGCAGATGTCGTTCTGTTCCTGGTAGATGCCAAGGCCGGTTTCACCGCCGCCGACCAGATGATCGGCGAACACCTGCGCAAGCGTAACAAGCGTTCCTACGTGGTCGCCAACAAGGTCGACAACATCGATCCGGAAATGGCTCGCGCAGAATTCGCGCCGATGGGCATGGGCGATGCGATCCCGATCGCCGGCGCGCATGGTCGCGGCATCACTCAATTGCTGGAAATCGCCCTGAGCGAATTCCCGAAAGATGAGGACGAGCCGCAGGAAGGCGAAGAGCAGGAGGAAGTCGCCGAAGGCGAGGAAGCCAAGCGTATTCCTGGCCCGAGCGAAAAGGACGGCATCAAGATCGCCATCATCGGCCGACCGAACGTCGGCAAGTCGACGCTGGTCAACCGCATGCTCGGTGAAGAGCGGGTGATCGTCTACGACCAGCCGGGCACCACTCGCGACAGTATCTACATCCCGTTCGAGCGTAACGACGAGAAGTACACGCTGATCGACACTGCCGGTGTGCGCAAGCGCGGCAAGATCCACGAAGAAGTCGAAAAGTTCTCCGTGGTGAAAACCCTGCAGGCCATCAAAGACGCCAACGTGGTGATCTTCGTGATGGACGCCCGCGAAGGTGTGGTCGATCACGACCTCAACCTGCTCGGTTTTGCACTGGAGTCTGGCCGTGCATTGGTCATCGCGCTGAACAAGTGGGATGGCATGACGCCGGGCGAGCGTGACTACGTGAAGACCGAGCTGGAACGCCGGTTGTTCTTCGTTGACTTCGCCGACATCCACTTCATCTCGGCCCTGCACGGTACTGGCGTGGGGAACCTCTACGCTTCGGTGCAGAACTCCTTCAAGTCGGCGGTCACCCGCTGGCCGACCAGCCGTCTGACCCAGATCCTCGAAGACGCGGTCAGCGAGCATCAGCCACCGATGGTCAACGGCCGCCGGATCAAGCTGCGCTATGCCCACCTTGGTGGCGCCAACCCGCCGCTGATTGTGATCCACGGCAACCAGATCGAAAAAGTGCCGAACTCGTACGTGCGCTATCTGGAAAACACTTATCGCCGTGTGCTCAAACTGGTCGGTACGCCGATCCGTATCGAGTTCAAGGGCGGTGAGAACCCGTACGAAGGCAACAAGAACACGCTGACCGACCGCCAGGTCAACAAGAAGCGTCGCTTGATGTCGCACAACAAGAAAGCCAGCAAGAAGCGCCGCGACAAGCGCTGA